A window from Variovorax sp. PBL-E5 encodes these proteins:
- a CDS encoding CaiB/BaiF CoA transferase family protein, which translates to MTDKKSGGPLAGVRVLELGSSVAGPFCGRLLADFGAEVIKVEVAEGDAVRSMGKRASGKSLYAASIFRNKRMISVDLKSDEGRSIVARLAERSDIVIENFRPGTMERLGLGYDTLSRSNPGLVMIRISGFGQTGPYAQRAGYGAIGEALSGLRYLTGDPDRAPARIAASVTDEVTGLYGALGGMMALFARGRTGRGQVVDATLYESAFSLIEPHVPTYDQLGVIAERAGARLPDSAPNNTYVTRDERHIHITAMGDAVFARLATAMGQSELADDDRYRTQLARSANEEVLDDIIAGWVRTHVLDDVVAALNEGGVPSAPIYSVADIFKDAHFEARDMLLRVPDDTLGTVVLAGVVPKLSETPGAVRHTGHGVGEDTADVLAEILGLGAAEIAELKRDRIIVASPTTPSIIEKEVS; encoded by the coding sequence ATGACGGACAAGAAGAGCGGCGGCCCCCTTGCGGGCGTTCGCGTGCTGGAGCTCGGCTCCAGCGTTGCAGGGCCTTTTTGCGGCCGCTTGCTGGCCGACTTCGGCGCCGAGGTCATCAAGGTGGAGGTGGCCGAGGGCGACGCGGTCCGCAGCATGGGCAAGCGGGCCAGCGGCAAGTCCCTCTATGCCGCGAGCATCTTCCGCAACAAGCGGATGATCTCCGTCGACCTGAAGAGCGACGAAGGCCGTTCGATCGTCGCGCGCCTGGCCGAGCGCTCCGACATCGTGATCGAGAACTTCCGGCCCGGCACGATGGAGCGCCTCGGGCTGGGCTACGACACGCTGAGCCGAAGCAATCCGGGTCTGGTCATGATCCGGATCAGCGGCTTCGGCCAGACCGGGCCCTATGCGCAGCGGGCCGGCTACGGCGCCATCGGCGAGGCCCTCAGCGGATTGCGCTACCTCACCGGCGACCCCGACCGCGCGCCGGCGCGGATCGCGGCATCCGTCACGGACGAGGTGACGGGCCTCTACGGGGCGCTCGGCGGCATGATGGCCCTCTTTGCGCGCGGCCGCACGGGGCGCGGGCAGGTCGTCGATGCGACCTTGTACGAATCGGCTTTCAGCCTGATCGAGCCGCACGTGCCGACCTACGATCAGCTGGGCGTGATCGCCGAACGCGCGGGCGCCCGGCTGCCGGACTCCGCGCCGAACAACACCTACGTCACGCGCGACGAGCGCCACATCCACATCACCGCGATGGGCGACGCGGTGTTCGCGCGGCTGGCGACGGCCATGGGGCAATCCGAGCTCGCCGACGACGACCGCTATCGGACGCAGCTGGCACGCTCTGCCAACGAAGAAGTGCTCGACGACATCATCGCCGGCTGGGTGCGGACCCACGTGCTCGACGACGTGGTGGCGGCGCTGAACGAGGGCGGCGTGCCGTCCGCCCCGATCTATTCGGTCGCCGACATCTTCAAGGACGCGCATTTCGAGGCGAGGGACATGCTGCTGCGCGTACCCGACGACACCTTGGGCACGGTCGTCCTCGCCGGTGTCGTTCCCAAGCTGTCCGAGACGCCCGGGGCCGTCAGGCACACCGGCCATGGCGTGGGCGAAGACACGGCGGACGTGCTGGCCGAGATCCTCGGCCTTGGCGCCGCCGAGATCGCCGAACTGAAGCGCGACCGGATCATCGTCGCGTCGCCCACCACCCCCTCCATCATCGAGAAAGAAGTGTCATGA
- a CDS encoding GntR family transcriptional regulator — protein sequence MKRNATGRCRHVRRREAHARKDEEVKAKKTVKPESPKRGSARVEQDIVQVLRDRISLHQIPPGAKLLEGELAEEFGVSRTRVREVLTELELRGLIKREPNRGAIVSRLQLSEVFEIYDAREGLEGMIVRLATLNKPPEYWQSWVDQLKVGGPLEKLIESGDIEGYFSNYERLRGELIAAANNAVLAGMLDSIFEKTRVIMRRVQILPGRAAMGLVEQRAFVAAMREGDAEKAEQLRRQNIRSAVVTLKRFQHYVL from the coding sequence TTGAAGCGCAACGCAACAGGTCGATGCCGGCATGTGCGTCGGCGCGAAGCTCACGCACGAAAGGACGAAGAAGTGAAAGCGAAGAAAACTGTCAAACCGGAGAGCCCGAAGCGCGGCAGCGCCCGGGTGGAGCAAGACATCGTTCAGGTCCTGCGAGATCGCATTTCCCTCCACCAGATCCCGCCCGGCGCCAAGCTGCTCGAAGGCGAGCTCGCGGAGGAGTTCGGGGTATCGCGCACCCGCGTGCGTGAGGTGCTCACCGAGCTGGAGCTGCGCGGCCTGATCAAGCGCGAGCCCAATCGGGGCGCGATCGTTTCCCGCCTGCAGCTGAGCGAGGTCTTCGAGATCTACGACGCGCGCGAAGGACTGGAGGGAATGATCGTGAGGCTGGCGACGCTCAACAAGCCGCCGGAGTACTGGCAGTCCTGGGTCGATCAACTGAAGGTCGGCGGCCCTTTGGAGAAGCTCATCGAGTCCGGCGATATCGAAGGCTACTTCTCGAACTACGAACGGCTCCGCGGCGAGCTGATTGCGGCCGCCAACAATGCGGTGCTCGCCGGCATGCTGGACAGCATCTTCGAAAAGACGCGCGTCATCATGCGCCGCGTGCAGATCCTGCCCGGCCGCGCGGCCATGGGACTGGTCGAGCAGCGCGCTTTCGTTGCGGCCATGCGCGAAGGCGATGCGGAAAAGGCCGAGCAGCTGCGCCGCCAGAACATCCGCAGTGCGGTGGTCACCTTGAAGCGTTTCCAGCACTACGTGCTGTGA
- a CDS encoding CaiB/BaiF CoA transferase family protein, whose amino-acid sequence MTVLPTCDPPRPPPLAGVRVLDLSRLLPGPLCAQHLCELGATVIKIEDPGAGDYARPAMRQLVNRGKIGLTLNLKCDEGREIFFQLLANADVVLEGFRPGVMQRLGLDYAELSRRRPSLVYCAISGYGQSGARRHAAGHDINYLSRSGVLDMTGEAGGPPVIPGFLISDILGGTLSAATGILAALVEARQTGRGRFIDVSMTDAVMAHNVLPLAEYNESGSVHARGTGSHTGGAARYKTYAARDGRFLAVGAQEKKFWDLLCDALELPELKPLHSPDDAQAPDVERLLRRAFATRDAADWLSVLEPLDCCVTAVRSFEEALRDPDFRSRGTVRAPAADAAMSLGLPFVVSELAPSAPKASPRQGEHTDTVLGELGFGRDTIASLRSRGVI is encoded by the coding sequence ATGACCGTCCTGCCGACATGCGACCCCCCTCGCCCGCCGCCGCTGGCCGGCGTGCGGGTGCTCGATCTGTCCCGCCTGCTGCCGGGCCCTCTGTGTGCGCAGCACCTGTGCGAACTGGGCGCCACGGTGATCAAGATCGAGGATCCCGGCGCGGGCGACTATGCCCGCCCCGCGATGAGGCAGTTGGTGAATCGCGGCAAGATCGGGTTGACGCTCAACCTCAAGTGCGATGAAGGGCGCGAGATCTTCTTTCAGCTGCTGGCGAATGCCGATGTCGTGCTGGAGGGATTCCGCCCGGGGGTGATGCAGCGCCTGGGCCTGGACTACGCCGAGCTCTCGCGCAGGCGGCCGTCGCTGGTGTATTGCGCCATCTCCGGCTACGGCCAATCCGGTGCCCGGCGGCATGCCGCCGGCCATGACATCAACTACCTCTCCCGCTCGGGCGTTCTGGACATGACGGGCGAAGCGGGCGGCCCGCCGGTCATCCCGGGCTTCCTGATCTCGGACATCCTGGGAGGCACCTTGAGCGCGGCGACCGGCATCCTCGCCGCCCTGGTCGAGGCGCGTCAGACCGGCCGAGGCCGGTTCATCGACGTCAGCATGACCGATGCCGTCATGGCGCACAACGTGCTGCCGCTGGCCGAGTACAACGAATCGGGTTCGGTGCATGCGCGCGGCACCGGCTCGCACACGGGTGGGGCTGCGCGCTACAAGACCTATGCCGCCCGGGACGGGCGCTTTCTCGCCGTCGGCGCACAGGAAAAGAAATTCTGGGACCTGCTCTGCGACGCGCTCGAACTGCCCGAGCTCAAGCCCTTGCACAGCCCGGACGACGCGCAGGCGCCCGACGTGGAGCGGCTGTTGCGCCGCGCCTTTGCCACCCGCGACGCCGCGGACTGGCTATCGGTCCTCGAGCCGCTCGATTGCTGCGTCACGGCCGTCCGGTCCTTCGAGGAAGCGCTGAGGGACCCGGATTTCCGATCGCGCGGAACCGTGCGTGCACCGGCCGCGGACGCCGCGATGAGCCTCGGGCTGCCTTTCGTCGTCAGCGAGTTGGCGCCTTCGGCCCCCAAGGCCTCGCCGCGCCAGGGCGAGCACACCGACACCGTGCTCGGCGAACTGGGTTTCGGCCGCGACACCATCGCCTCGCTGCGCAGCCGCGGCGTCATTTGA
- a CDS encoding biotin/lipoyl-binding carrier protein translates to MTLREIKSEITGSLWKVLKAPGDRVAEDDPLMILESMKMEIPVIADASGILKELLVAEGESVSEGQVVARIET, encoded by the coding sequence ATGACCCTACGTGAAATCAAGTCCGAAATCACCGGCTCGCTTTGGAAAGTGTTGAAGGCGCCCGGCGACCGCGTCGCCGAGGATGACCCCCTCATGATCCTCGAATCCATGAAGATGGAAATCCCCGTGATCGCGGATGCATCCGGGATCCTCAAGGAGCTCCTGGTTGCCGAGGGCGAGTCGGTGTCCGAAGGCCAGGTCGTCGCCAGAATCGAGACCTGA
- a CDS encoding CaiB/BaiF CoA transferase family protein: MGPLNGYRVLELGSTAAGPFCARLLGDFGAEVIKIESEEGDPIRHLGETVNGKSLYAASIARNKHIASIDLRRPEGRALILKMLPAFDAVVENFRPGTLERWGLSYEELSRVRPGLILTRISGYGQTGPYRHRPGYGVIGEAVSGLRHMIGEPDRPPSRAAVPLTDYIAGLYAAFSTVMALLHRERTSEGQSIDVALTEAAFSFMESFVPAFDKLGKIGSRTGSRLPNSAPNNLYPTRDHSHILIAALANPIFRRLAAAMAQPDLAIDARFADQASRNAHEDALDGIVSAWTSTRDLAELERILQAADVPASRVFTMADVFQDPQYRARNMLQVVDDEDIGPVTLAGVVPLMSGTPGSVRWSGHRVGQDTREVLSTFADVDSAELDALVRRGIVFCGEAAAVPTV, from the coding sequence GTGGGGCCGCTCAACGGATACCGCGTGCTCGAGCTCGGATCTACCGCTGCCGGGCCGTTCTGCGCCCGGCTGCTCGGAGACTTCGGTGCCGAGGTGATCAAGATCGAATCCGAGGAAGGCGATCCGATCCGCCATCTCGGCGAGACCGTCAACGGGAAATCGCTCTACGCAGCCAGCATCGCCCGCAACAAGCACATCGCATCGATCGACCTGCGCCGCCCCGAAGGACGTGCGCTGATCCTGAAGATGCTGCCGGCCTTCGACGCGGTGGTCGAGAACTTCCGGCCCGGCACCCTGGAGCGCTGGGGCCTGTCCTATGAAGAACTCAGCCGCGTCCGGCCCGGTCTGATCCTGACGCGAATCAGCGGCTATGGACAGACCGGACCGTACCGCCATCGGCCCGGCTACGGCGTCATCGGCGAAGCGGTCAGCGGCCTGCGCCACATGATCGGAGAACCGGACCGGCCGCCTTCGCGCGCCGCGGTGCCGCTCACCGATTACATCGCCGGGCTCTACGCCGCGTTCAGCACGGTCATGGCCTTGCTGCACCGGGAACGAACCAGCGAAGGACAGTCCATCGACGTGGCACTCACCGAGGCCGCATTCAGCTTCATGGAGAGTTTCGTGCCCGCGTTCGACAAGCTCGGCAAGATCGGATCGCGCACGGGCTCCCGTCTGCCCAACAGCGCACCGAACAACCTGTACCCCACGCGCGACCACAGCCACATCCTGATCGCCGCGCTGGCCAACCCGATCTTCCGCCGGCTCGCGGCGGCGATGGCGCAACCGGATCTGGCCATCGACGCGCGCTTCGCGGACCAGGCATCGCGCAATGCCCATGAAGATGCCCTGGACGGCATCGTGAGCGCATGGACTTCGACCCGGGATCTGGCCGAGCTCGAGCGCATCCTGCAGGCGGCGGACGTTCCCGCGAGCCGCGTGTTCACGATGGCCGACGTCTTCCAGGATCCGCAATACCGTGCGCGAAACATGCTGCAGGTCGTGGACGACGAGGACATCGGCCCCGTCACGCTCGCCGGCGTGGTGCCGCTCATGTCGGGCACGCCGGGCAGCGTCCGCTGGTCCGGCCATCGGGTCGGCCAGGATACGCGCGAGGTGCTGTCAACCTTCGCCGATGTCGACAGTGCCGAGCTCGATGCACTCGTCCGTCGAGGCATCGTCTTCTGTGGCGAAGCGGCGGCGGTGCCAACGGTCTGA
- a CDS encoding NADPH-dependent FMN reductase: MDALDILIIPGSARAGSLNRRLAAFAARSASDAGLRVRELDLRALKLPLYDGDLEASSGVPEGAHELAQAIRESDGLLFVTPEYNGFPTPLVVNAFDWLSRIAATPSRPAGLAVTANKPVGLLSASPGPGGALRSMNFMRQYLQMAFAMLVVPQQFALARAHEAFDEAGGLQDAKAARSVQTVLASLAALAQALKTAAR; this comes from the coding sequence GTGGACGCGCTCGACATCCTCATCATTCCCGGCAGCGCGCGCGCAGGCTCGCTCAATCGCAGGCTGGCCGCCTTTGCCGCACGCAGCGCCAGCGACGCGGGCCTGCGGGTTCGCGAACTGGACCTTCGCGCCTTGAAGCTGCCGCTCTACGACGGCGACCTCGAGGCTTCGTCGGGCGTGCCGGAAGGCGCCCATGAACTGGCGCAGGCGATCCGCGAAAGCGATGGCCTCCTGTTCGTCACGCCGGAGTACAACGGATTCCCGACGCCGCTGGTCGTCAATGCCTTCGACTGGCTGTCACGGATCGCGGCGACGCCATCGCGACCCGCGGGCCTGGCCGTCACCGCCAACAAGCCGGTGGGCCTTCTGTCCGCATCGCCCGGACCCGGAGGCGCGCTGCGTTCGATGAATTTCATGCGCCAGTACCTGCAGATGGCCTTCGCGATGCTGGTCGTGCCCCAGCAGTTCGCCCTGGCCCGCGCGCACGAGGCCTTCGACGAGGCCGGCGGCCTCCAGGATGCCAAGGCGGCACGGTCGGTGCAGACCGTGCTGGCTTCGCTGGCCGCGCTGGCGCAAGCGCTCAAGACGGCGGCGCGATAA
- a CDS encoding microcompartment protein: MQNELRVYLTLDRLERQFAAYLSSPTGGRGYVPLEGMSSLILEIAPGLAIERVTDTALKAAPELEPGLLVVERQFGVLEVHADQPADLARAGEAILASLGLRAEDQLKPEILVMDVVEDITDRHAVIINRNKQASMVLPGESMLLLELVPALFASYAANEAEKAVPGIRLVDLRMIGATGRLYLSGSRDDVLAAAEHIKVKLAAIPGRGPRAQKSR; this comes from the coding sequence ATGCAGAACGAACTACGTGTCTATCTGACGCTCGATCGCCTCGAGCGACAGTTCGCCGCCTACCTGAGCTCGCCCACCGGCGGACGCGGCTACGTTCCGCTGGAAGGCATGAGCTCGCTGATCCTGGAGATTGCACCGGGACTCGCCATCGAGCGCGTGACCGACACGGCGCTGAAGGCGGCGCCCGAACTGGAACCCGGCCTGCTGGTCGTCGAGCGGCAATTCGGCGTGCTGGAAGTGCACGCCGACCAGCCGGCCGATCTGGCCCGCGCAGGCGAGGCGATCCTGGCATCGCTGGGCTTGCGTGCCGAGGACCAGCTCAAGCCGGAGATCCTGGTGATGGACGTGGTGGAGGACATCACCGATCGGCACGCCGTCATCATCAACCGCAACAAGCAGGCATCGATGGTGCTTCCCGGCGAGAGCATGCTTCTGCTCGAACTGGTGCCGGCGCTGTTCGCGTCCTATGCGGCGAACGAGGCCGAGAAGGCGGTGCCCGGCATCCGTCTTGTCGACCTGCGGATGATCGGCGCCACCGGGCGGCTCTATCTTTCCGGCTCGCGCGACGATGTGCTCGCAGCGGCTGAACACATCAAGGTGAAGCTCGCGGCGATTCCGGGGCGGGGACCGCGCGCGCAGAAGAGCCGATAG
- a CDS encoding BMC domain-containing protein, with translation MSQAVGLIETVGYVAAYAAADAMVKAANVTMVGREQVGAGLVAITVTGDVGAVKAATDAGAEAARQVGEVRSCHVIPRPHVDVLKYFEAAKK, from the coding sequence ATGTCCCAAGCAGTTGGTTTGATCGAGACGGTTGGCTACGTGGCGGCATACGCTGCCGCGGATGCCATGGTGAAAGCGGCGAACGTGACCATGGTCGGTCGCGAGCAGGTGGGTGCGGGGCTGGTGGCGATCACCGTGACCGGCGACGTCGGGGCCGTCAAGGCCGCCACCGATGCCGGCGCCGAGGCGGCGCGGCAGGTGGGCGAGGTCAGGTCCTGCCACGTGATCCCGCGACCGCACGTCGACGTGCTCAAGTATTTCGAAGCTGCCAAGAAGTGA
- a CDS encoding EutN/CcmL family microcompartment protein, whose product MKIGTVTGRIWATKRHELLPPGALVRLEMDGGGSLIALDGFGVGIGDDALVIQGSVAAHYCGSPVDAMVVGIVDPSGER is encoded by the coding sequence ATGAAGATAGGTACGGTGACCGGTCGCATCTGGGCGACCAAGCGGCATGAACTGCTTCCGCCGGGCGCCCTGGTGCGCCTGGAGATGGACGGCGGTGGATCGCTCATTGCACTCGACGGCTTCGGCGTGGGCATCGGCGACGACGCGCTGGTGATCCAGGGCTCGGTGGCGGCGCACTACTGCGGCAGTCCGGTCGATGCCATGGTGGTCGGGATCGTCGATCCCAGCGGCGAGCGCTAG
- a CDS encoding BMC domain-containing protein, producing the protein MTTLRSFDFLDRLQPQTMCFLGSMMRGFLPRANDAAMIVEIAPGLDVEWLTDIVLKEVDVKPGVLMVERQFGYLEFHARHAASVKAAGAAILQALGLSSPELPPRQILASRQIDRVDSLHSFLVNRNKSGSMLLPGQSLFLLETTPAAGALLAANEAEKAAAITLVDCRFMGASGRLYVSGTESAVRAASEAAIAALTPENRR; encoded by the coding sequence ATGACCACACTGCGCTCTTTCGATTTCCTGGACCGCCTGCAGCCCCAGACCATGTGCTTTCTCGGCAGCATGATGCGCGGATTTCTGCCGCGGGCGAACGACGCGGCGATGATCGTCGAGATCGCGCCCGGCCTGGACGTCGAGTGGCTGACCGACATCGTTCTCAAGGAAGTCGACGTCAAGCCGGGCGTGCTCATGGTGGAGCGGCAGTTCGGCTATCTGGAGTTCCACGCGCGCCATGCTGCGTCGGTGAAGGCGGCAGGCGCTGCGATCCTGCAGGCCCTGGGGCTGTCGTCGCCGGAGCTGCCGCCGCGGCAGATCCTTGCATCGCGCCAGATCGATCGCGTCGACAGCCTCCACTCCTTCCTGGTCAATCGCAACAAGTCGGGCTCGATGCTGCTGCCGGGCCAGTCGCTGTTCCTGCTCGAAACCACGCCCGCCGCCGGCGCGCTGCTGGCGGCCAACGAAGCCGAGAAGGCGGCCGCCATCACGCTGGTGGACTGTCGCTTCATGGGTGCCAGCGGCCGCCTGTACGTGAGCGGCACCGAGTCCGCCGTGCGCGCCGCGAGCGAGGCCGCGATCGCGGCCCTGACGCCGGAGAACAGAAGATGA
- a CDS encoding aldehyde dehydrogenase family protein, with the protein MNPALDDDLAALQEARTLVARAVPAAQAFARFEPAEAWRIAERVCRACEDRAEHYARLAVEETRIGRVEDKLFKNLLASRDLMAFHRRSVLGGVQVDEERRMLLIGRPAGVVMGLVASTSPIATLYFKVLSCLMTRNAIILSPHPLALRCSIDAAEYLRDVAREAGAPADAIQIQAAPTLDATHAMMRNPGVNLILATGGTPMVRAAYSSGTPSLGVGPGNVPVYVDASADLAIAVDETMAAKAFDHGSACSTPSAVFVHRDAERVFTERMKRAGAFYCNAEQQQRLEAFAFPEGRLNPKIVGRSAAWIAEQAGLSGASQAKVLVGMLNEVSRASPMAKEKLSPILGVKRVDDREHAIREARAMLAVSGAGHTSGIFAEDLETIALWGSALDVNRTIVNKGTSMGVIGAGTGLAPTFTIGTGFAGRSSIAENVGPEHLINWKKIAFPIGAAAARGEAAAPSQRTSDAQDDPIRDTVRAILALALESRTLP; encoded by the coding sequence GTGAACCCCGCTCTCGACGACGACCTGGCCGCGCTGCAGGAGGCGCGCACGCTGGTGGCACGTGCCGTGCCTGCGGCCCAGGCCTTCGCGCGGTTCGAGCCGGCCGAGGCCTGGCGCATCGCCGAGCGCGTCTGCCGCGCCTGCGAGGACCGTGCCGAGCACTATGCGCGGCTGGCGGTGGAAGAGACCCGCATCGGCCGCGTGGAAGACAAGCTGTTCAAGAACCTGCTGGCCAGCCGCGACCTGATGGCCTTCCACCGCCGCAGCGTGCTCGGCGGCGTGCAGGTCGATGAAGAACGCAGGATGCTGCTGATCGGCCGGCCCGCAGGCGTGGTGATGGGCCTCGTGGCATCGACCAGTCCGATCGCCACGCTCTACTTCAAGGTGCTGTCCTGCCTGATGACGCGCAACGCCATCATCCTGAGTCCGCATCCGCTGGCGCTGCGCTGCTCCATCGACGCGGCGGAGTACCTGCGCGACGTGGCACGCGAGGCCGGTGCCCCCGCGGACGCGATCCAGATCCAGGCCGCGCCGACGCTGGACGCCACGCACGCGATGATGCGCAACCCGGGCGTGAACCTGATCCTCGCCACCGGCGGCACGCCCATGGTGCGGGCTGCCTACAGCTCGGGCACGCCTTCCCTGGGCGTGGGACCGGGCAATGTCCCCGTGTACGTGGATGCCAGCGCCGACCTGGCGATCGCCGTGGACGAGACCATGGCGGCCAAGGCCTTCGACCACGGTTCGGCCTGCTCCACGCCCTCGGCGGTGTTCGTGCATCGCGATGCCGAGCGCGTCTTCACCGAGCGCATGAAGCGCGCGGGCGCCTTCTATTGCAACGCCGAACAGCAGCAACGCCTGGAGGCGTTCGCCTTCCCCGAGGGCCGTCTGAATCCGAAGATCGTCGGCCGTTCGGCCGCATGGATCGCCGAGCAGGCGGGTCTGTCCGGCGCGAGTCAGGCCAAGGTGCTGGTCGGGATGTTGAACGAGGTCTCGCGCGCCTCGCCCATGGCCAAGGAAAAGCTCTCTCCCATCCTCGGCGTCAAGCGCGTGGACGATCGGGAGCACGCGATCCGCGAGGCGCGAGCCATGCTGGCCGTCTCGGGCGCGGGACACACCTCGGGCATCTTCGCGGAAGACCTCGAGACCATCGCACTGTGGGGCAGCGCGCTGGACGTGAACCGCACGATCGTGAACAAGGGCACGTCCATGGGCGTGATCGGCGCCGGCACCGGCCTGGCGCCCACCTTCACCATCGGCACCGGCTTCGCGGGCCGCAGCTCCATCGCGGAGAACGTGGGGCCCGAGCATCTGATCAACTGGAAAAAGATCGCCTTCCCGATCGGCGCGGCCGCCGCGCGCGGCGAGGCAGCGGCGCCATCGCAACGCACCAGCGATGCGCAGGACGACCCCATTCGCGACACCGTCCGGGCCATCCTGGCCCTGGCCCTCGAATCCCGGACCCTCCCATGA